TTTTAGCATAATCGGAACCTTTTACCAAGGAATTCTTGGCAGCTTTCAAGTAAATCTTCCCGTAACTGATCATAGAAAAAGTTAATTAGATAATTGCTTctagttttctaatttttgaGCAAATATTACAGAATATATGCAAATACAGTAATACGAAATAGGCTATTATCTAAGTGACATAATTAAAAGCATATGCCACTTAAATATATTCTAAAGGATGATGTTTTCTAGAATATACGCAACACAGTAATACGAATTAAGCTATTCTTAAGTAACATAATTAAAAGCATAAGCCActcaaaaatattattctacAGGATGATGTTTGCAAGAATATTCAAGTTTACCTTGAGGCTGAACCCTGAAGcttctcaacttcttcttcaATTCGGGTAAACACGGATTTCTTCTCTTCATCGCTGGCAGCGACAAACTCCTTCACCAAGACATCCAAACTTTCTACTCTACCAGCCTAGACAGAAATACCAAACGTAGGAATGAGATACTAAGTGTAACAAGTTTAACTTCCACCCCCTaccaaaagataaaacaaaaacaaaacaaaactctaGCGTTTCCTCATTGATGTGAATTCACTAACTTGGGAAGTAAGTTGCCCTTTTCCATCTCGACTTGTTCCAGATTTCTCATTGATAAAAGCCACAAAGTCATCCAAGTCTCTTCCACCTCCGTACTCTTCACCGGCTTTGTTGCTCTTTGGGAAGAACTTCAAGGTAGGAAATCCACTCACATCATACCTGCATACATATTATTCCAGGAAACTTCAATTATTTATGTTGTATTCGTCAACCTTTACAGTTCgctcaatttttttgtttacgTAACCATTGTAAGCACATTAGTCACGTATCCACCGCACTAGCAGTATTAGCAAATCCATCTGTTTCAGCTcctttactattttcttttctcatattaTATCAAAGCCCATATCTGAACAGCATTGAAGTGTATTCGCTAAACAGGTAAAGAGTTTCATATCATCACACGAAAAGAGGAACTACAAAAGAGCACTAGGGCCTCTAAATTCACTTCTACCGGCCTTTGCATCTAAGGTTTGATTTGCCAGAACAAACACAACTCATTAGAATAATAGATCAGATAAATAAAACTCACTTTTCAGCCAGATCTCTATATTTATCAGCATCCAGATTAGCAATGACTACATTTTCCTCCAATTTAAATGCTGTGGCAACTTTCTCGTATGTCTGAAGGTAAAAAGAGCACAGTCAGGTTTCATATTATTGGCTTTACAGAAATTAAAGGCCCAACATTAAATTAACATGAAATCCTCAAAGATATACTTACAGGAGCAAGACTTTTGCAATGCCCACACCTAGAAGAATCGTAAAATTTATTAGATCTAGCAGTATGAGAGTTTTCAAATAACATGTAATGTAAACTAAGTTCTACCAACCAACTTCTAGACCAAAACAAAGCAtgagttaaagaaaaaatagaaacaaatgaaaattattgCTGAGTACCATGGTGCATAAAACTCAACCAAGACATCTTTGGTTTCATCCAAGACAATCTCATTAAAAGTTTCAGGTGTTAGGACCACTACATTGGAAGGAGCAGTAGCAATCTTCACATTTGTTCCTGCAAGCATATTTTCCTGTTAGGAATCAATATAAATTGCAAGGCAGAAGCACACAGAAGAAACGGGAAACCCAATACTGATGATTTCTATCTCCAACATGATTAAAAGCTAAACGATCTAGGGAAAGTGTGTACATCAATGTTTTTCTTAGACATGAATGAAACCTATAAGTTAGTGAGTTTGTAACTCTGTCCCAcacaaaaatacttttatttttttaaaagcttGTGCCAGATGTTCCGGATACTACACTCCCTAAGAAGTTACAAAGCCTTTTgcttttaaagatattataacaCAAGGCTTCAAAAATCTCAAAAAGTACCTCCTTCTGTATTTACAAACTCAGCAAGTGATTCAGCAGTGCGAGGCCCTTCATACCTGTGGTAATTTTCCAAAATCAAGTATTGAACGCAGAAGTTATGATATATGtgaaaaacgaaaaataaataaccaTGAAATGAAACGTAAAATCAGTTGCATGTTATATTCCAATAGCCAAGATCTCCTCACTTTTTGGGTTCAAGAGATCCTTTTGGAAACCACTGAAGTGTTGGGTACCCGGAGACTCCATATTTGCTGCACAAACTCTTGTGCTCATCACAGTCAACCTACAGTACATTAAGAAGTAAGCTAATGTCCATTTAACGGgtaatgaaattattttcttgcTGTTGAGAACGggcaaaaataaaaacatacaacCACATTCACAAAGCATGCCAGTTTTTATGGATGTTCCAACCCCTTCTAGTTATAGTTAAGGATCAccacatgtgtgtgtgtgtgtttggtAGTTGGCCGAGGATTGGGTGCATATATAGTGGGAGAGTGAGAGGTGAACTAATCTTTGATTATATAACTATACATGAATGGTTAAGATTGTTTTACTGAAATCTAGTCTTGACTATCCATTTTGATTGTTTGTGTGTATTTAGAGAGATAATAAAGGAAGGGAGGAGGATATACCATTTGCTAAGAAGAAACTAAGAGTTCAAGAAAGGAGAAAATATAATTCGAGGATTATATAGTAAATGTTAAAGTTGTAGCTTAGACTTTTTCGATAAGAGGATGCATGGTAGGAGAAAACATAATTCGAACAATTATGTAGTAAATGTTGAAGTTGTAGCTTAGACTTCTTCGATAAGAAGGTCCATAAAATGAACATGCTCCACACCACATTGAGAGACtatcaattcaataaaataaacagaCAATCATAAATAGACAAAATGCCTGAAGATTAGAAAATAccacaaaagaaattaaataaacagaaaaatgCAAACAATATTCaaagttttgaaagaaacaCCATGGAACTGACCTTCCCAATTAAAACAGATTTGGCTTTCTTGAAGCTGCTTCCAAGCTTTTCATATTCTGGAGCTAGCTTTTTGCAGTGTCCACACCTATTATGACAAAAGTGGGAGAAATCATATTCAGAACGACATTAGTATACAACACAACATAAAGAAATTTATCAGTGACTAGTACAACGAACAGGTTATCTTCACGAAGTTTTAAATGTACAATGACTGATCACGACCTTTTGTGCAAGAGTTTTGAACAGGGTTATTCAGTCCTTCTTGTATAATTACAGGGGATATTATCCTCTAATTATTTGACCAAAGGACCCAAATAGTTGATTAGTTAAATTAGTTGAATTTAAATAAAGCAGAGaagtagttttaatttaatttattaacttcAAAAATAAGTTCACAAACTAAACTGAAGGACAATACTTCCAATAGAATCTGGAGGAACTAAATTGCACCAAAAGTCAAAACAGCATCGTATTGTATCATCTATAAGTCGATAACTAACTACAAACCAATAGAAGTTAAACGACAAGTTGAAACGCTAAACGCAAAGAACACGTGCGATTGGAACGAAacgaagaaaataaaggaaaacacCGGAATCTGTCAACAAAAACCCTACCTAACGATTTCAAAAACAATAATGGAAGAAGCGGTAGTTAATGGAAACAGAAAGTAAGAGATCGAAAAGATTGTAAGTTACCAGGGAGCATAGAACTCGACGAGAGCTCCTCTGTCCTGACCAACTTCCTTCTCGAAGTTTTCTTCAGAGAGCACAACGACGTCGTCTGCTGAGGCCGCTAGAAACAGTAGCGCAAACGCGAAAGATCCCAACACTATCCTACTGCTCCAGATCTGATActtctccatcttcttctttctgGTCTTCTTCgctgttttctttcttctcgaTTTCAGCTCAACTGCCTCGGCACGTGCAGGGTTATATACGAAACCCCGTTTGAAGCATTAAATGTATCTATACCGTATGTGTCACGTGGCACCGTTTTATTGCATCCCTTGTAATCAAAGTCATCGTTGGCCTTTGCATTT
This genomic interval from Vigna radiata var. radiata cultivar VC1973A chromosome 8, Vradiata_ver6, whole genome shotgun sequence contains the following:
- the LOC106772080 gene encoding probable protein disulfide-isomerase A6, producing MEKYQIWSSRIVLGSFAFALLFLAASADDVVVLSEENFEKEVGQDRGALVEFYAPWCGHCKKLAPEYEKLGSSFKKAKSVLIGKVDCDEHKSLCSKYGVSGYPTLQWFPKGSLEPKKYEGPRTAESLAEFVNTEGGTNVKIATAPSNVVVLTPETFNEIVLDETKDVLVEFYAPWCGHCKSLAPTYEKVATAFKLEENVVIANLDADKYRDLAEKYDVSGFPTLKFFPKSNKAGEEYGGGRDLDDFVAFINEKSGTSRDGKGQLTSQAGRVESLDVLVKEFVAASDEEKKSVFTRIEEEVEKLQGSASSYGKIYLKAAKNSLVKGSDYAKNEIQRLQRILDKSVSPAKADEFTLKKNILSAYA